A part of Coriobacteriia bacterium genomic DNA contains:
- a CDS encoding tocopherol cyclase family protein: MSDLLAATAHSAPLRYRLSKPWHPGWYQNGRKRQGYFEGWYFKCVDASAQHAVALIPGISLAPDGVGSHAFVQLIRAGGRTAYWEYPAEEFRFATDRFEIEVGPNRFSSAGAWLDTGGAEGRMTGELRFGDWSAWPVRPLSPGVMGWYRFVPFMETYHGVLGLDHAVNGALEIDGSALDFSGGRGYVEKDWGRSFPSAWVWAQSNHFGAAGTSVMISVARIPWLGGSFVGYIVGLLHDRVLHEFTTYNGARMRAFSLQDGEARMTLERAGQRLELTVEGAHPGELRSPLLGSMDGTVWESLDARIGVKLSQGDSLVFEGRGLHAGVELMDESGDLEAGLRPKR; this comes from the coding sequence GTGAGCGACCTGCTTGCAGCAACCGCACACTCCGCGCCGCTACGCTACAGGCTCTCGAAGCCCTGGCACCCCGGCTGGTACCAGAACGGCCGAAAGCGGCAGGGTTACTTCGAGGGCTGGTACTTCAAGTGCGTTGACGCGAGCGCACAGCATGCGGTTGCTCTCATCCCGGGCATCTCGCTCGCGCCCGACGGGGTAGGGTCTCACGCGTTCGTCCAGCTCATTCGCGCCGGTGGCCGAACGGCGTACTGGGAGTATCCGGCCGAGGAGTTCCGCTTCGCGACCGACCGATTCGAGATCGAGGTGGGACCCAATCGGTTTTCTTCGGCGGGCGCATGGCTCGACACAGGCGGTGCGGAAGGTCGGATGACAGGCGAGTTGCGATTCGGCGACTGGAGCGCCTGGCCGGTGAGGCCGCTCTCTCCGGGGGTCATGGGCTGGTATCGCTTCGTGCCGTTCATGGAGACGTACCACGGCGTGCTGGGGCTGGACCACGCGGTGAACGGTGCGCTTGAGATCGATGGCAGCGCGCTCGATTTCTCCGGCGGTCGTGGATACGTCGAGAAGGACTGGGGTCGATCATTCCCGAGTGCCTGGGTGTGGGCGCAGAGCAATCACTTCGGTGCGGCTGGAACCTCGGTGATGATCTCGGTGGCGCGCATCCCGTGGCTCGGCGGGTCGTTCGTCGGCTACATCGTGGGGCTGCTGCATGACAGGGTACTCCACGAGTTCACCACCTACAACGGGGCGCGGATGCGCGCATTCTCTCTCCAGGACGGCGAAGCGCGCATGACCCTCGAGAGAGCAGGTCAGCGGCTGGAACTCACCGTCGAGGGTGCACATCCGGGAGAGCTCCGCTCGCCGCTACTCGGCTCGATGGACGGCACCGTGTGGGAGAGTCTCGACGCGCGCATCGGTGTGAAGCTGAGCCAGGGAGATTCGCTGGTGTTCGAGGGTCGGGGACTGCATGCCGGCGTGGAGCTCATGGACGAGTCCGGAGACCTCGAGGCCGGGCTGAGGCCGAAACGGTAG
- a CDS encoding response regulator transcription factor, with protein sequence MDGVLIVEDELDIADAVRLALERDDVRPVYIAGSLADGRDVLARAEIAVAIIDIGLPDGSGLDLAVEMRSSGSSAAIFFLTARDSEVDRLAGFGVGADDYITKPFSPLELSARVRAFFRRSHAGTQDDQSIVVGRVRIGVRSGTVEVDGEPVALPALEFKLLRFLAEHRGLAFTPAELYEKVWSAAALGQTDENNVRVHVRRLREHIETDPSHPELLVTLRGLGYRFDEPPAGR encoded by the coding sequence ATGGATGGCGTCCTGATCGTCGAGGATGAACTCGATATCGCCGACGCGGTTCGCCTGGCGTTGGAGCGAGATGACGTGAGGCCTGTGTACATAGCGGGCAGCCTTGCGGATGGGCGCGATGTCCTCGCGCGCGCAGAGATAGCTGTCGCTATCATCGACATCGGCCTGCCGGACGGAAGTGGACTCGACCTTGCAGTCGAGATGCGCTCGTCCGGGTCGAGCGCTGCGATATTCTTCCTCACCGCCCGGGACTCCGAGGTGGACAGGCTTGCCGGGTTCGGGGTCGGAGCGGACGACTACATCACGAAGCCCTTCAGCCCCCTCGAACTCAGCGCACGCGTTCGCGCCTTCTTCAGAAGGTCCCACGCGGGCACCCAGGACGACCAGTCTATCGTTGTCGGGCGAGTTCGCATCGGCGTACGGTCCGGGACCGTCGAGGTCGACGGTGAGCCCGTGGCGCTTCCGGCGCTCGAGTTCAAGCTGCTGCGGTTCCTTGCGGAGCACCGCGGCCTGGCCTTCACGCCGGCCGAGCTCTACGAGAAGGTCTGGTCCGCCGCCGCGCTCGGCCAAACGGACGAGAACAACGTCCGGGTCCATGTGCGGCGGCTGCGGGAACACATCGAGACCGATCCCTCGCATCCCGAGCTCCTGGTGACCTTGCGGGGTCTTGGCTATCGGTTCGATGAGCCCCCCGCAGGGAGGTGA
- a CDS encoding membrane dipeptidase — MPTDPGPQKSVFIDLHQDLLFGVAQLAGGLPAYSSSYLAGSLHATAVLSSLFPCLPESSLIRELDAHHELLRSHASALRLITTVEDLDAKDPRIGVLTHSEGLHLPAVEPEMLELLWTRHSLRSLSLTWNHETPYAFSCYGDGAAPLKPTGRQLLRALEQSPLLLDLSHLNDAGFYEALDLYAPAVLVTHTSCRSIVNHPRGLTDDQLRALGSHGGLVGLAFFPDFLGEKGSIEEALRHIEKIASLAGEDALAIGSDWGSAGMGELGDTASLGGLVSAVSKNYGPGFAEKFAFANARSFLRAQLPPS, encoded by the coding sequence TTGCCGACCGACCCTGGGCCTCAGAAGTCCGTCTTCATCGACTTGCACCAGGACCTGCTGTTCGGCGTGGCGCAGCTGGCTGGAGGCTTGCCGGCCTACAGCTCGAGTTACCTCGCGGGCTCGCTTCATGCCACGGCTGTTCTGTCGTCGCTGTTTCCGTGTCTTCCGGAGAGCTCCCTCATCCGCGAGCTTGACGCGCATCACGAGCTGCTGAGATCCCATGCCTCCGCCCTGCGTCTCATCACCACTGTGGAGGACTTGGATGCGAAGGATCCGCGGATCGGGGTGCTGACCCACTCCGAGGGCCTTCATCTACCCGCCGTCGAGCCCGAAATGCTGGAACTGCTGTGGACGCGGCACTCCCTGCGCAGCTTGTCGCTCACGTGGAATCACGAGACCCCCTACGCGTTCAGCTGCTACGGCGACGGCGCAGCTCCTCTCAAGCCGACGGGCAGGCAACTGCTGCGCGCGCTGGAGCAAAGCCCTCTCCTCCTCGACCTGTCCCACCTGAACGACGCCGGGTTCTACGAGGCGCTTGACCTGTACGCTCCTGCGGTGCTCGTGACTCACACGTCGTGCCGGTCGATAGTGAACCACCCAAGGGGCTTGACCGACGACCAGCTGCGAGCACTGGGCAGTCACGGCGGACTTGTCGGCCTGGCGTTCTTCCCTGACTTTCTGGGCGAGAAGGGATCTATCGAGGAGGCTCTGCGTCACATAGAGAAGATCGCCTCGCTGGCTGGCGAGGACGCTCTTGCCATCGGCAGCGACTGGGGTTCGGCGGGCATGGGCGAACTGGGAGACACCGCGTCCCTTGGCGGGTTGGTCAGCGCCGTCAGCAAGAACTATGGTCCGGGCTTCGCCGAGAAGTTCGCATTCGCCAATGCCCGCAGCTTCCTGCGCGCTCAGCTGCCCCCGAGCTAG
- a CDS encoding ATP-binding protein: protein MSLESLGARTLSLLEAVGTAVVITDAFARVRFMNGAARALHGIDESDTAYVGEEYGSGFDMFDRRGLPVPEASSPVWQAVCGRIVGAETVVVRFTDDETPHLWEYSASAVDAQGPSPAVVLTIREITDAFTDDRKVGGRGVSEERLNSQSLDTLLELLPSGAAICDDQGKMLATNTRIEEIWGGLPRSESFDDFGIYRARWADTGTPLLPQDWAMYRAVMFGETCTGELLDIDRFDGGQATVLNSAAPILNERGVIAGAVAVLADATEVTRRERVGRQMVRAIPEVLRARSIEERIGVVVGLMDSMFLGSTVFVSIQEEGGLALTDRSSVPTAALLERHAPDVWDALKSLRAQHVPRSTGSRRSSLLIIPVQSGARASGCFLTTSDEAWIPELGLDVAQQMVELLPSLFEAPFFDDDERQEIASYSFSLAGPLVGLLSDEVLGFEEPEWISSRVLELLMEYAEADYGRVVESNGGDFEQSFRVLCEIGAEAGRVPVESLGVPAATVTGQTIIVAAGADVTDAVGYKSFASFPFVTDSGIGAVTLAWLETRDSVSMRAGDLALGAAFLGLLLSGSQLRSRLQRAQEEHLFVGAVAAAAASCFDAAGIRDAVSKVVKRQFGSGVETRLFRMDSTSRLREVAPTFTAAPAVVFDWSEVEESLAGSSTGVLLITPHDNPFCSLLPLGEGEQAVVAVLLVRGRPIGLVMTVLDGERDVDANMLSLLGAAAREVAEALAVAGYCSTQVRIAMRGRVAEAIEAEVRALSDEDDIIDAAVRTALAALKAEGTVHLRKTHTGWQVGCRAGEVDETRVVNMVDSAVSDSSAGSATLVDNDAALVSSMWIDEELCVLVAFRTRHQITFSRDDLELLYRIHVIISEAIRSLRLAQEREALLVARERWLADISHDLKTPLSAIRAYAELLSSPGDSTPDEVRHQGGRILQQASGIQYLIDNLLLVFRIRAKALPVQMTVQDANDVASEAVQLVLADPRARGASVSLEGASSPIPVEIDRRLLVRALCNVTVNAVVHGGAGVNVRVSVASGGGMCRIEVSDDGKGIEADILARVFDRYYRGEPARGDQAGSGLGLPIARELVELMRGSLDVVSSPGSGTTISIEFATAE, encoded by the coding sequence ATGTCCCTCGAGTCTCTGGGAGCGCGTACACTCTCGCTTCTCGAGGCTGTAGGCACCGCCGTCGTGATCACCGACGCTTTCGCCCGCGTCCGGTTCATGAACGGCGCCGCTCGCGCTCTGCACGGAATCGACGAGAGCGACACAGCGTACGTTGGTGAGGAATACGGGTCCGGTTTCGACATGTTCGACCGGCGGGGGCTCCCTGTACCCGAGGCCTCGTCTCCGGTATGGCAGGCTGTATGCGGGCGCATCGTGGGCGCAGAGACAGTCGTCGTCAGGTTCACGGATGATGAGACGCCCCACTTGTGGGAGTACTCGGCTTCGGCAGTCGATGCACAGGGCCCGTCGCCGGCTGTGGTGCTCACCATCCGGGAGATCACCGATGCTTTCACCGACGATCGAAAGGTCGGCGGGCGCGGTGTCTCAGAGGAGAGGCTCAACTCACAGAGCCTGGACACCCTTCTGGAGTTGCTGCCGAGCGGCGCAGCCATCTGTGATGACCAGGGCAAGATGCTCGCGACGAACACCAGGATCGAGGAGATCTGGGGCGGACTGCCCCGCTCGGAGAGTTTCGACGATTTCGGAATCTACCGCGCACGATGGGCGGATACCGGCACACCGCTCCTCCCGCAGGACTGGGCGATGTATCGCGCGGTCATGTTCGGTGAGACATGCACAGGCGAGCTTCTGGACATCGACCGGTTCGACGGTGGACAGGCGACCGTTCTGAACTCCGCGGCGCCGATTCTGAACGAGCGCGGTGTGATCGCTGGCGCCGTCGCGGTTCTGGCTGATGCCACCGAGGTCACGCGCAGAGAACGTGTTGGGCGGCAGATGGTCCGTGCCATCCCGGAGGTTCTTCGAGCGCGGAGTATCGAAGAGCGCATTGGTGTTGTGGTGGGCCTGATGGACAGCATGTTCCTGGGTTCGACGGTGTTTGTGTCCATTCAGGAAGAGGGTGGACTCGCACTCACTGATCGGAGCAGTGTCCCAACGGCTGCACTTCTGGAGCGCCATGCGCCTGATGTGTGGGATGCGCTGAAGTCGCTGCGCGCCCAGCACGTGCCCCGTTCGACCGGTTCGAGGAGATCCTCGCTCCTCATCATCCCGGTCCAGTCAGGTGCTCGCGCCTCGGGCTGCTTCCTGACGACGAGCGACGAAGCCTGGATTCCCGAGCTGGGGCTCGATGTGGCGCAACAGATGGTCGAACTGCTGCCCTCGCTCTTCGAGGCCCCCTTCTTCGATGACGACGAACGCCAGGAGATTGCGAGTTACTCCTTCTCGCTCGCCGGCCCTCTCGTGGGACTGTTGAGTGATGAGGTTCTGGGCTTCGAGGAGCCCGAGTGGATATCGTCCCGCGTTCTCGAACTGCTGATGGAGTACGCCGAAGCCGACTACGGGCGCGTAGTCGAGTCGAATGGGGGGGACTTCGAGCAGAGCTTCCGTGTGCTGTGCGAGATCGGCGCTGAAGCAGGGCGAGTCCCCGTCGAGTCTCTAGGCGTGCCCGCTGCTACCGTGACGGGTCAGACGATCATCGTCGCTGCCGGCGCCGATGTAACTGACGCTGTCGGCTACAAGTCCTTTGCAAGCTTTCCTTTCGTGACGGATTCCGGGATCGGGGCAGTCACCCTTGCATGGCTGGAGACTCGAGATTCCGTCAGCATGCGCGCAGGTGACCTAGCACTAGGGGCAGCCTTCCTTGGGCTGCTCCTGAGTGGCTCGCAATTGCGATCACGGCTGCAGCGAGCTCAGGAGGAGCACCTCTTCGTTGGCGCCGTGGCGGCAGCGGCAGCCTCTTGTTTCGACGCCGCCGGCATTCGCGACGCGGTATCCAAGGTCGTCAAGAGGCAGTTCGGTTCTGGCGTTGAGACACGCCTGTTCCGGATGGATTCGACGAGCCGGCTCCGTGAGGTTGCGCCAACCTTCACCGCCGCGCCAGCCGTGGTGTTCGACTGGTCGGAGGTTGAGGAATCCCTGGCCGGCTCATCGACCGGGGTCTTGCTGATCACACCACACGACAACCCATTCTGCTCTCTACTCCCACTGGGCGAGGGCGAGCAGGCTGTGGTGGCCGTTCTCCTGGTCCGAGGCCGTCCTATCGGCCTCGTGATGACCGTCCTTGATGGAGAGCGTGATGTTGACGCGAACATGCTTAGCCTGCTGGGCGCTGCGGCTCGTGAAGTCGCCGAAGCGCTCGCGGTTGCGGGGTACTGCAGTACTCAGGTCAGAATCGCGATGCGGGGTCGTGTCGCAGAGGCCATAGAGGCTGAGGTTCGTGCGCTGAGCGACGAGGACGATATCATCGACGCGGCCGTGCGCACGGCCCTCGCTGCGCTCAAGGCCGAAGGTACCGTCCACCTGCGGAAGACACACACCGGATGGCAGGTCGGTTGCCGGGCGGGCGAGGTGGACGAGACCCGCGTCGTGAACATGGTCGACTCGGCTGTTTCGGACTCCTCGGCCGGATCAGCGACCCTTGTCGACAACGACGCAGCACTCGTCTCGAGCATGTGGATTGATGAGGAGCTGTGTGTGCTCGTCGCGTTCAGGACGCGTCATCAGATTACATTCTCCAGAGACGACCTGGAGCTGCTGTATCGGATCCACGTGATCATCTCCGAGGCGATTCGCTCCCTCCGGCTCGCCCAAGAACGAGAGGCTCTGCTGGTAGCGAGGGAACGCTGGCTCGCAGACATCTCACACGACCTCAAGACGCCGCTGAGCGCCATCCGTGCGTACGCCGAGCTGCTGTCCAGTCCCGGAGACTCCACACCGGACGAGGTGAGACACCAGGGGGGGCGCATCTTGCAGCAGGCCTCCGGGATTCAGTACCTGATCGACAATCTCCTGCTGGTATTCCGGATCCGCGCCAAGGCGCTTCCTGTCCAGATGACCGTTCAAGATGCCAATGATGTTGCGTCAGAGGCCGTTCAGCTGGTTCTGGCTGACCCTCGAGCGCGTGGTGCAAGCGTATCGCTGGAGGGGGCTTCTTCCCCCATTCCCGTCGAGATCGACAGACGGCTGCTGGTGCGCGCTCTCTGCAACGTGACCGTAAATGCGGTAGTGCACGGAGGCGCCGGGGTGAACGTGCGCGTGAGTGTCGCCTCCGGGGGAGGCATGTGCAGGATCGAGGTGTCCGATGACGGCAAGGGCATCGAGGCGGACATTCTCGCCCGTGTCTTCGATCGTTACTATCGCGGCGAACCCGCGCGGGGGGATCAGGCCGGAAGCGGACTGGGGCTGCCGATCGCCCGGGAGCTTGTCGAGCTCATGCGCGGCTCGCTCGACGTGGTCTCCTCGCCAGGGAGCGGCACGACCATCAGTATCGAGTTCGCCACAGCCGAGTGA
- a CDS encoding cytochrome c3 family protein, whose product MSDDGGSYEGRQERPAPRPRRSEHARAAKRRSKAPKRSKPRSAPRSATPPTHEALRASGPHRRRSPVPLIAIVLLVVIVPLAVGLVATSSAGLCTRSCHSVHGDDVAAFEQSTHQRASCVTCHVDAEAGALGRFAYRLGKLGDYGPMLFGSVEQPVNAMSEVALSMSSGQCTQCHVMDRRRVTPSVGIVIDHAVHEAAGIGCTACHNRVAHPETAITLEIEGNAPKQDFMSMTACYRCHSLGEAWASEYRASGECVVCHTAGFDLIPPSHDAEDWYTERGASAGHAAAYTAALDRAATAQASPAEGAALVRVPPVAAVNECYTCHLAAYCTGCHGTQIPHPDGFTATHGQEFTTADADGCAKCHNKTGAEANDRYACTLCHHPGFNPAEGAWRKRHDDVIAGGVSPLDSCYGCHDETYCSSCHVRGEPSTPY is encoded by the coding sequence ATGTCTGACGATGGTGGTTCGTACGAGGGTAGGCAGGAACGTCCGGCACCGCGCCCGCGGCGCAGCGAGCATGCTCGTGCTGCAAAGCGTCGCTCGAAAGCGCCGAAGCGCTCGAAGCCGCGATCAGCTCCTCGCTCGGCCACGCCGCCCACCCATGAAGCACTTCGCGCATCCGGGCCACATCGCCGCCGCTCACCTGTCCCGCTCATCGCGATCGTGCTGCTGGTCGTCATCGTCCCGCTCGCCGTCGGGCTCGTGGCGACCTCTTCGGCAGGCTTGTGCACGCGTTCGTGCCACAGCGTGCACGGTGACGACGTCGCAGCCTTCGAGCAGAGTACCCACCAGCGCGCGTCGTGTGTGACCTGCCATGTGGATGCCGAGGCAGGTGCGCTCGGCCGCTTCGCGTATCGCCTCGGCAAACTCGGTGACTACGGTCCGATGCTGTTTGGCAGCGTCGAGCAGCCCGTGAACGCAATGAGCGAGGTGGCGCTGTCGATGTCTTCGGGTCAATGCACGCAGTGCCACGTGATGGACAGGCGGCGCGTCACACCGAGCGTCGGCATCGTGATCGACCACGCCGTGCACGAGGCGGCGGGTATCGGCTGCACCGCGTGCCACAACCGCGTAGCGCATCCGGAGACCGCCATCACGCTCGAGATCGAGGGCAACGCGCCCAAGCAGGACTTCATGTCGATGACCGCGTGCTATCGCTGCCACTCGCTCGGCGAAGCCTGGGCGAGCGAGTACCGCGCGTCGGGCGAGTGCGTCGTCTGCCACACGGCCGGCTTCGATCTCATTCCGCCGTCGCACGATGCCGAGGACTGGTACACGGAGCGCGGCGCGTCCGCGGGACACGCGGCCGCGTACACGGCCGCACTTGATCGGGCGGCCACGGCGCAGGCGAGTCCTGCCGAGGGCGCGGCGCTCGTGCGAGTCCCACCTGTGGCGGCAGTCAACGAGTGCTATACGTGTCACCTGGCGGCGTACTGCACGGGATGCCACGGCACGCAGATCCCGCATCCGGACGGATTCACGGCGACACACGGCCAGGAGTTCACCACTGCTGACGCAGATGGCTGCGCTAAGTGCCACAACAAGACAGGCGCCGAGGCGAACGACCGCTACGCGTGCACGCTGTGCCACCACCCCGGCTTCAACCCCGCCGAGGGAGCGTGGCGCAAGCGCCATGATGATGTGATCGCCGGTGGCGTCAGCCCGCTGGATTCATGCTACGGATGCCACGACGAAACGTACTGCTCGAGCTGTCACGTGCGCGGCGAGCCCAGCACACCGTACTAG
- a CDS encoding glucose 1-dehydrogenase, with protein MGLLDGKVAIITGAGSGMGRAMALRFANEGAKVVALDYAGDTAGACALEVTEAGGTCIGLSGDISKEADIDAAIKAAVDNFGGVDILCNNAGILDMLGINDPVDWDYWDRVQGINTKAAAMFIQKVVPLMEQRGGGSIVNTASVAGLVGQAGGLSYTVSKHGLVGITRHTAMDLGDKNIRVNAICPGAIVTGMTKDFNEAPEFVQSGAIKRWGQADEIAKAALFLASDLSSYVTGVALPVDGGWTAH; from the coding sequence ATGGGACTTCTCGATGGCAAGGTAGCGATCATCACCGGGGCCGGATCAGGCATGGGGCGCGCGATGGCACTGCGGTTCGCGAACGAGGGGGCGAAGGTGGTCGCGCTCGACTACGCGGGCGATACCGCAGGTGCGTGCGCACTCGAGGTCACCGAGGCAGGTGGCACCTGTATCGGGCTCAGCGGCGACATTTCGAAGGAAGCCGACATCGATGCCGCTATCAAAGCAGCCGTCGATAACTTCGGCGGAGTGGACATCCTGTGCAACAACGCCGGCATCCTCGACATGCTCGGGATCAATGACCCCGTGGACTGGGACTACTGGGACCGCGTGCAGGGCATCAATACGAAGGCCGCAGCGATGTTCATTCAGAAGGTCGTCCCGCTCATGGAGCAGCGCGGCGGCGGGTCGATCGTCAACACCGCATCGGTAGCCGGACTGGTCGGCCAGGCGGGTGGCCTGTCGTACACGGTGTCGAAGCACGGCCTGGTGGGCATCACCCGGCACACGGCCATGGACCTGGGCGACAAGAACATCCGTGTGAACGCCATCTGCCCGGGCGCTATCGTCACGGGCATGACGAAGGACTTCAACGAGGCGCCCGAATTCGTGCAGAGCGGCGCAATCAAGCGTTGGGGCCAGGCCGACGAGATCGCGAAGGCAGCGCTCTTCCTCGCCTCCGACCTCTCAAGCTACGTCACTGGAGTAGCGCTTCCCGTCGACGGCGGCTGGACCGCGCACTAG
- a CDS encoding MgtC/SapB family protein: protein MLDLTEWREFIVHIAVAAAAGALIGLEREWREKSAGLRTLTLVSTGSAIFVLAAAASSPNEGVRMMAGIATGIGFLGAGAIIQSRGTVFGLTTAATVWMASALGVTAALGEYVLVAVGTALTLIILTVLSLIDFGAVRRETRTYELTFDPATQVSTVISPAYLEDAGLEATFWRMDVSDTGDVALWITRGTEEAHETAIERLAAAEEIVGYSTELR, encoded by the coding sequence GTGCTCGATCTCACCGAATGGAGAGAGTTCATCGTACACATCGCTGTCGCGGCAGCGGCCGGTGCGCTAATCGGCCTCGAGCGTGAATGGCGCGAGAAGTCCGCAGGGCTCAGGACGCTGACACTCGTGTCGACGGGCAGTGCGATATTCGTCCTCGCGGCTGCGGCGAGCTCCCCTAACGAGGGTGTGCGCATGATGGCGGGCATCGCGACCGGCATCGGGTTCCTCGGCGCCGGCGCTATCATCCAGAGCCGCGGAACCGTCTTCGGCCTCACGACCGCAGCGACGGTCTGGATGGCATCCGCACTCGGCGTGACGGCGGCCCTCGGCGAATACGTTCTGGTCGCAGTGGGCACCGCACTGACCCTCATCATCCTCACCGTTCTGTCCTTGATCGATTTCGGAGCTGTCCGCCGGGAGACGCGCACGTATGAGCTCACGTTCGATCCGGCGACACAGGTCTCCACGGTCATCTCCCCCGCCTACCTTGAAGATGCCGGACTCGAGGCGACTTTTTGGAGGATGGACGTCAGTGACACGGGGGACGTGGCACTCTGGATCACCCGCGGGACTGAGGAGGCGCACGAGACCGCGATCGAGCGTCTCGCCGCAGCCGAGGAGATCGTCGGTTACTCGACCGAACTCCGCTAG
- a CDS encoding MASE3 domain-containing protein: MESPKRAATARMIAVGLALAVGLLALNWAGRTNYLLFHAIVESFSLVVMAGIFVVAWNTRKVASSPYLLILGVTHLFVVIVAVLHTFAYKGMGVFPEGGANLPTQLWIISRVLESLGFIVAGVALRRTVQLRSVFIFFGTLTALTLASIWLVPVFPTMYVEGVGLTTTKVISEYVVMAMFLGGFALLWRGRDRFEPHVARLLLWAIALLIAAGMAFTLYVDVYGVLNRIGHYLTLISFVLIYRALIHTVLREPYSVLFREVKRREEAEHRIAETLQTAILSVPDRIEGIDVDHAHISATEAVRVGGDFWDLFSPAPGRVAFVLGDICGKGIEAVASNVMVRVTLRSFAYQNPDPAVVLKRTNDAVGRQLADDKFATVIYGVIDVETGEVVVASAGHPAPIMHLEDSAVPLDLPTNPPLGVLDEHDFETGTFTLDREGALVLFSDGLIEAGHRAEMFGVDRVVSHLVSHGHQRRGAARALLDRSLEHAGGSVDDDVAVIVLSFAP, translated from the coding sequence GTGGAGTCCCCGAAGCGCGCTGCAACGGCGCGAATGATTGCCGTAGGTCTGGCGCTCGCGGTCGGCCTCCTGGCGTTGAACTGGGCTGGCCGCACCAACTACCTGCTCTTTCATGCGATTGTCGAATCGTTCTCGCTGGTGGTAATGGCGGGCATCTTCGTTGTGGCGTGGAACACCCGGAAGGTCGCCTCCAGTCCTTACCTGCTCATCCTCGGCGTCACGCACCTGTTCGTCGTCATCGTCGCGGTGCTCCACACATTCGCCTACAAGGGGATGGGCGTCTTCCCGGAGGGCGGCGCGAACCTTCCAACTCAGCTGTGGATCATATCGCGCGTCCTCGAGTCGCTCGGCTTCATCGTTGCGGGTGTTGCTCTGCGCAGAACCGTGCAGTTGCGCAGCGTGTTCATCTTCTTTGGCACGCTGACCGCCCTTACCCTCGCCAGCATCTGGCTCGTGCCGGTGTTCCCGACCATGTACGTGGAGGGCGTTGGGCTGACGACCACCAAGGTCATCTCCGAATACGTTGTGATGGCGATGTTCCTCGGTGGCTTCGCGCTGTTATGGCGAGGGAGGGACCGCTTCGAGCCGCACGTTGCCCGGCTCCTGCTGTGGGCGATCGCTCTCCTGATCGCGGCGGGCATGGCATTCACTCTGTATGTGGACGTGTACGGCGTGCTTAACCGCATCGGGCACTACCTCACGCTGATCTCCTTCGTGCTCATCTACCGTGCGCTCATACACACCGTCCTGCGCGAGCCGTACAGCGTGCTGTTTCGCGAGGTGAAGCGCCGCGAGGAGGCGGAGCACCGCATTGCTGAGACGCTGCAGACGGCCATCCTCTCGGTCCCTGACCGCATCGAAGGTATCGATGTCGATCACGCGCACATCTCAGCGACGGAGGCCGTCCGCGTGGGCGGTGACTTCTGGGACCTCTTCTCGCCGGCCCCGGGGCGGGTGGCGTTCGTCCTCGGGGACATCTGCGGCAAAGGGATCGAGGCTGTGGCGTCCAATGTGATGGTGCGCGTTACACTGCGTAGCTTCGCCTACCAGAATCCGGATCCGGCAGTGGTGCTGAAGCGGACAAACGATGCGGTCGGCCGACAGCTTGCCGACGACAAGTTCGCCACCGTCATATACGGAGTTATCGATGTGGAAACGGGGGAGGTGGTCGTCGCGTCCGCCGGTCACCCCGCGCCGATCATGCACCTCGAAGACTCGGCCGTGCCCCTCGACCTGCCGACGAACCCTCCGCTCGGCGTCCTGGATGAGCACGACTTCGAGACCGGCACCTTTACGCTCGACCGCGAGGGGGCTCTGGTGCTGTTCAGCGACGGCCTGATCGAAGCCGGCCACAGGGCCGAGATGTTCGGAGTCGACCGGGTCGTGAGTCACCTGGTGTCACACGGCCACCAGCGGCGAGGCGCCGCCAGGGCGCTTCTCGACAGATCGCTCGAGCATGCCGGCGGAAGCGTCGATGACGACGTCGCGGTCATCGTGCTTAGCTTCGCGCCGTAG
- a CDS encoding lmo0937 family membrane protein — translation MLWTIVGILVVLWLVGLLTNVGGGLIHLLLVIALIVFIFQMVSGRRVV, via the coding sequence ATGCTGTGGACGATCGTTGGGATTCTGGTGGTCCTCTGGTTGGTGGGGTTGCTCACCAATGTCGGAGGCGGACTGATTCATCTGCTGCTCGTGATTGCCCTGATCGTGTTCATCTTCCAGATGGTGTCAGGACGAAGAGTAGTCTGA
- a CDS encoding PRC-barrel domain-containing protein, protein MSGARTLFRSQTLAGCNVVNARGEDLGRIEEFVIDLDRGCIEYAVLSFGEIFGSGEKFFAVPWEALRLDGEQGHFVMDVAKETLKEAPGFDPDFWPPSPDRRIFRHDEHAGNGHVPSTSAFDGR, encoded by the coding sequence GTGAGCGGCGCTCGAACGCTCTTTCGCAGCCAGACATTGGCCGGATGCAATGTCGTGAATGCGCGGGGCGAGGATCTCGGCCGAATCGAGGAGTTCGTGATCGACCTCGATCGTGGATGCATCGAGTATGCGGTGCTGTCCTTCGGTGAGATCTTCGGGTCTGGCGAGAAGTTCTTCGCCGTTCCGTGGGAGGCGTTGCGGCTCGACGGCGAACAAGGCCATTTCGTCATGGACGTGGCGAAAGAGACCTTGAAGGAGGCCCCGGGCTTCGACCCGGACTTCTGGCCGCCGTCACCCGATCGACGAATCTTCCGGCATGACGAACACGCTGGCAACGGACACGTGCCAAGCACCTCGGCATTTGACGGGCGATGA